A window of Kribbella sp. NBC_00382 genomic DNA:
GGCTGTTGCGAAGGTGAATATAGAAGAGATCTGACCGAAGTCATGGTTAGTTTGCTCGGATGTCTGACCGCCGTCAAGACGTCATGACAGTTCAGAATGCGCATTCTCGCGGTTGAGATCCCATGTTTAGATGTCCGGCGCCTCGGAACGGGAGGTGCGGGTGATGCTGATCGAGGCGGCGACGACGCAGGCCATCCCGGCCAGCTGGATGACCGCGAGGCGCTGGCTGAGGATGAGGAAACCTGCGGTGGCGCCGACGGCCGGTTCGATGCTCATCAGGATGCCGAAGACGACCGGCTTCATCCGGCGGAGGGCGAGCGTTTCGAGGGAGTAGGGGAGTACCGACGAGAGGATGGCGATCGCAAGTCCGATCGCTAGCGAGTGCCAGTGCAGTAGCTCGCTGCCCGCGGTGATCAGGCCGATGGGTGCGGTGATGAGGGTGCTGACGATCATCGACAACGCGAGGCCGTCGAGCTGGGCGAAGCGTCGGCCGGTCTCCGCGCTGAGCAGGATGTAGCCGGCCCAGAATGCGCCGGCCAGCCCGGCGAATCCCACGCCGAGGCAGTCGACCTTGCCCAGCTCGTGCCCGTTCACCAGTACTACGCCGAGCGCGGCGCCGGCTACGGCGAATAGGTCCCGGCGTTTGCGCGACATCGCTGCCGCCAGACCGAGTGGGCCGATGAACTCGATGGTGACCGCGACGCCGAGTGGCAGTCGCTCCAGGGACAGGTAGAAGGACAGGTTCATCAGTCCGAGGACGGTGCCGAAGGCAATAACTGCGAGGAGGTCTTTCTTGGTGCGGTTGCGCAGGCTCGGTCGGGCGATCAGTAGCAGGATCGGCACTGCGAGTGCGAGCCGGAGTGAAACGGTGCCCGCGGCCCCGAGTTGCTGGATCAGCTTGGCCGCCAGCGCGCCACCGAACTGCACGGACACCACGCCACCCAGCACCATCGCCGTCGGCGGCACCCGAAATGTACGCACAAACGAATCAGATCATGCCGGTGGAAGGCCGCTGAGAGCGGCCGGGCAGCGGAGGTGGGGGACCGCCAGGCCATCAATGCCTGGGGAAGGTGCAGCTCGCCAGGCGCGGTCGGGGCGAGGGGTGGAGGGATTGATGGGGTGGCGGTTGGGGCCCTACCCACGCAGGGAGTTGAGGCCTCGCCAGAGGAGTTGTTGGAGGGTGGTGGCGAGTTTCTCCGGGGTGGGGGTGCCGCCGTTGCGGGTGCGCCAGATGGCCAGGCGTTCGGTGGCGCCGGAGACGGACTGGGCGACGATCTGGATCTCTTCCTCGTCGTGCGGGTGATCGGCGGGGAGGTTGAGCCGGACCATGGTGGCGATCAGGCCGACGAACTCGGCGCGGACCTCGTCGGCGGCGGTGGCGGCCGGGCCGGCGGTGAGCATGCCTTCGTCGACCATCACGGACCAGGTTCGCGGATGCTCGTCGAGGAACGTGAACCAGGCGACGAAGCCGGCGTACATGGCCTGCTCGGGGTCGGCGGCGTTGAGGACCGCGTCGGAGACGGCGTCCAGGAGTTGCGCGCGGAGGCGGGACAGGCAGGCGAGGAACAGGCCGTCCTTCGAGCCGTAGTACTGGTAGACGAGCGGTTTGGAGACGCCGACCGCGGCGGCGATGTCGTCCATCGAGGTGCCTTGGTAACCGCGCTCGCCGAAGATCCGCTCGGCTGCGTCGAGGATCTCCCGCTCACGGGCCGCGCGATCCCGCCGCCGCTTCACCGGCACTCCGGCGGCGGCCGCCGGTACAGGGCTGTCCGTGGTCGAGGTCACTTGCACACTCTAACTGACCCGGAGTAACTTACTGGGAGTAAGTTCAACTCAGTCGGCCTCTGGAGGGT
This region includes:
- a CDS encoding EamA family transporter — protein: MRTFRVPPTAMVLGGVVSVQFGGALAAKLIQQLGAAGTVSLRLALAVPILLLIARPSLRNRTKKDLLAVIAFGTVLGLMNLSFYLSLERLPLGVAVTIEFIGPLGLAAAMSRKRRDLFAVAGAALGVVLVNGHELGKVDCLGVGFAGLAGAFWAGYILLSAETGRRFAQLDGLALSMIVSTLITAPIGLITAGSELLHWHSLAIGLAIAILSSVLPYSLETLALRRMKPVVFGILMSIEPAVGATAGFLILSQRLAVIQLAGMACVVAASISITRTSRSEAPDI
- a CDS encoding TetR/AcrR family transcriptional regulator; amino-acid sequence: MTSTTDSPVPAAAAGVPVKRRRDRAAREREILDAAERIFGERGYQGTSMDDIAAAVGVSKPLVYQYYGSKDGLFLACLSRLRAQLLDAVSDAVLNAADPEQAMYAGFVAWFTFLDEHPRTWSVMVDEGMLTAGPAATAADEVRAEFVGLIATMVRLNLPADHPHDEEEIQIVAQSVSGATERLAIWRTRNGGTPTPEKLATTLQQLLWRGLNSLRG